In Desulforhopalus sp., a single window of DNA contains:
- a CDS encoding aldehyde ferredoxin oxidoreductase, translating into MIRQEFRILRVDVSTGKGKIVLLGGRNEVAGGSGLAAMLYGRYGLPDKPWDDAAQPLIFAIGPLTGYFPLMSKMVCSFKSNYHNEYTESHAGGRAALSLRFTDLDALVIVGRAKKLSCLAIGTQALELKDASFLRGMDAEGSGKLIRKMFRDGGGHRSIMRIGPAGEGRLAMASINVDTYRHFGRMGGGAVMGAKNIKGILIHGDCDFPVPAGKAYSALYKDIYGKVTSTEMMRKYHNLGTPVNLAGLNDIASLPWNNLQRTADPAIASITGERFADETLLRNGACSGCPVGCIHIGFFREKMAVDNRYHYHQVAYDYEPIFAAGTMLGVTNTFDVLRILEAMEKAGLDAMSAGVALAWATEATARGLIAAKETVLPLAFGDAQAYLQAASHLGSGTTDFYKLLGQGTLRAAAVYGGSEFACVLGQEMAGYATGELFFAAQTLGFRHSHLDTGAYSYDQKNSDKDVHKAVDFLIADEPGRAFLTSMVGCLFARAVYTEEQLAECLAVIGFTGLAGSIPAASEHIRRLRWQVRAATGFSPENFSIPKRFYQVTTWKGPVDGGYMDSLKAEYGRKILELIGTVGITDSGPEKE; encoded by the coding sequence ATGATACGCCAGGAATTTCGAATATTGCGCGTTGATGTATCGACCGGCAAAGGCAAGATCGTCCTTCTTGGTGGCCGCAACGAAGTGGCCGGCGGCAGCGGCCTGGCGGCGATGCTCTATGGCAGATACGGTTTGCCGGACAAGCCCTGGGATGATGCCGCCCAACCGCTGATCTTTGCCATCGGCCCGCTCACCGGATACTTTCCCCTGATGAGCAAGATGGTCTGCTCCTTCAAATCCAATTACCATAACGAGTATACCGAAAGCCATGCCGGCGGCCGGGCGGCGCTGTCTCTGCGCTTTACCGATCTTGACGCCCTGGTGATCGTCGGCCGGGCCAAAAAGCTCTCCTGTCTTGCCATTGGTACTCAAGCCCTGGAATTAAAGGATGCCAGCTTTCTCCGCGGCATGGATGCCGAAGGCTCCGGCAAACTGATCCGCAAGATGTTCAGGGACGGCGGCGGCCACCGGTCGATCATGCGCATCGGTCCGGCCGGCGAAGGCAGGCTGGCAATGGCCTCGATCAATGTCGATACCTACCGGCATTTCGGCCGGATGGGCGGTGGGGCGGTGATGGGGGCAAAGAATATTAAAGGTATCCTTATCCACGGCGACTGCGATTTTCCGGTGCCTGCGGGCAAGGCGTATTCAGCCCTGTACAAGGATATTTACGGCAAGGTCACCTCGACGGAGATGATGCGTAAGTATCACAATCTGGGCACGCCGGTAAATCTTGCGGGGCTGAACGATATCGCCTCCCTGCCCTGGAACAACCTGCAGCGCACCGCCGATCCGGCTATCGCCTCAATTACCGGTGAGCGATTTGCCGATGAAACCCTGCTGCGCAACGGCGCCTGCTCCGGCTGCCCGGTCGGTTGCATCCACATCGGTTTTTTCCGAGAGAAGATGGCCGTGGACAATCGCTACCACTACCATCAGGTGGCTTATGACTATGAGCCGATTTTCGCTGCCGGAACCATGCTCGGCGTCACCAATACCTTTGATGTCCTGAGGATTCTCGAGGCCATGGAAAAGGCCGGGCTCGACGCCATGTCCGCTGGCGTGGCGCTTGCCTGGGCGACAGAGGCGACGGCCCGGGGCCTTATTGCCGCCAAGGAGACCGTGCTGCCTCTGGCCTTTGGCGATGCCCAGGCCTACCTACAGGCCGCCAGCCATCTGGGCTCCGGCACTACCGATTTCTACAAGCTGCTTGGCCAGGGCACTCTGCGGGCGGCGGCGGTGTACGGGGGCAGTGAATTTGCCTGCGTTCTCGGCCAGGAGATGGCCGGTTATGCCACCGGCGAGCTGTTTTTTGCCGCCCAGACCCTCGGCTTTCGCCATTCCCATCTGGATACCGGCGCCTACAGCTACGATCAGAAAAACAGTGACAAGGATGTGCACAAGGCGGTCGATTTCCTCATTGCCGATGAGCCGGGGCGGGCCTTTTTGACCTCCATGGTCGGCTGTCTTTTTGCCCGGGCGGTGTACACCGAAGAGCAGTTGGCGGAGTGTCTGGCGGTTATAGGTTTTACCGGCCTGGCTGGGTCGATTCCGGCAGCGTCTGAGCATATCCGGCGGCTGCGCTGGCAGGTGCGGGCGGCAACTGGCTTTTCGCCGGAAAATTTTTCCATACCAAAGCGCTTTTACCAGGTCACAACCTGGAAGGGGCCGGTCGATGGCGGCTACATGGACAGCTTGAAGGCGGAATATGGTCGAAAGATACTGGAGCTCATCGGAACTGTGGGGATAACCGATAGCGGTCCGGAAAAAGAATAA
- a CDS encoding malate dehydrogenase: MKTPVRVAITGAAGQISYSLIFRVAAGDMLGPDQPVILQLLEIPPAMKALEGVVMELNDCAFPLVAGIVPTDDPNVAFKDADFALLVGSRPRGPGMERSDLLKANGAIFTVQGKALNDHASRNVKVLVVGNPANTNALIAMKNAPDLSPRNFTSMMRLDHNRAMSQIATKTGSHSSKVEKMVVWGNHSSTQFPDISHATLEGAPVKSKVDNEWYEQYFIPTVQQRGAAIIKARGASSAASAASAAIDHMRDWALGSNGRWVSMGVCSKGNSYGINEELMYALPITCENGEWKEITGLPVSDFARKMMTATEQELLSEKEAIADLL, translated from the coding sequence ATGAAAACCCCAGTACGTGTTGCTATTACCGGCGCCGCCGGTCAGATCAGCTATTCCCTTATTTTTCGCGTTGCCGCCGGTGATATGCTCGGGCCTGACCAACCGGTTATCCTCCAGCTCCTGGAGATTCCCCCGGCAATGAAGGCCCTGGAGGGCGTGGTTATGGAGCTGAACGACTGCGCCTTCCCGCTGGTGGCTGGGATCGTCCCCACCGATGATCCAAACGTCGCCTTCAAGGATGCCGATTTCGCCCTGCTCGTCGGCTCACGCCCACGTGGCCCCGGCATGGAGCGCTCCGATCTGCTCAAGGCCAACGGCGCCATCTTTACCGTCCAGGGCAAGGCACTGAACGACCATGCCAGCCGCAACGTCAAGGTCCTGGTAGTCGGTAACCCGGCCAATACCAACGCCCTCATCGCCATGAAAAATGCCCCGGATCTGAGTCCGCGCAACTTCACCTCGATGATGCGTCTTGACCATAATCGGGCGATGTCGCAAATCGCCACCAAGACCGGCAGCCACTCCTCCAAGGTTGAAAAAATGGTGGTGTGGGGTAACCATTCCTCCACCCAGTTCCCCGACATCAGCCACGCCACCCTCGAAGGTGCTCCGGTAAAAAGCAAGGTTGATAACGAGTGGTATGAGCAGTATTTCATCCCCACCGTACAGCAGCGCGGCGCGGCGATCATCAAGGCCCGCGGTGCCTCCAGCGCCGCCTCCGCCGCCTCGGCGGCCATTGATCATATGCGCGACTGGGCGCTTGGTTCAAACGGCCGCTGGGTAAGCATGGGCGTCTGCAGCAAGGGCAACAGCTACGGGATCAACGAGGAGCTGATGTACGCCCTGCCGATCACCTGCGAAAACGGCGAGTGGAAAGAGATCACCGGTCTGCCGGTCAGCGATTTCGCCCGCAAGATGATGACCGCAACCGAGCAGGAACTCCTCTCTGAAAAAGAGGCGATTGCCGACCTGCTGTAA
- the cimA gene encoding citramalate synthase, with protein MAQYVELYDTTLRDGTQAENFNLSVEDKVRITLALDELGIDFIEGGWPGSNPVSVDYFERMQGITLQHAKLTAFGSTRHIRNSPSKDPNVQALLQARTPAVTIFGKSWDIHVLDALRIELDENLQIIEDTLAFLRPSVDFLFYDAEHFFDGFKNNEDYALKTLESAVRGGAQTIILCDTNGGTLPHEIPPIIDRVRSHLAEKNMTIDLGIHPHNDSETAVANALIAVAQSKVKQIQGTMNGFGERCGNANLTSIIPALVFKMGFECEVRKNIDRLYTTSRLVNELANLPQNRYQPYVGESAFAHKGGIHVSAVKQNPLTYEHIAPDKVGNIRRILISDQSGRSNILHKAKKWGLNLTSNDPVLADIISELKELENQGYQYEGAEASFELLMRRAMGLQRNYFKFESFRVMNYKYQMDRPPLTEATIRMYVGGSEVHTASMGDGPVNALDCAIRKALIRFYPSLEEMELADYKVRVLSGEHGTEARVRVLVESRDRHNTWGTVGVSVNIIEASWQALVDSINYKLMKDEKKK; from the coding sequence ATGGCCCAATACGTTGAACTTTACGATACCACCCTCCGCGACGGCACCCAGGCGGAAAATTTTAATCTCTCCGTTGAAGACAAGGTCAGAATCACCCTGGCCTTGGACGAACTGGGCATCGATTTTATCGAAGGCGGATGGCCCGGTTCCAATCCGGTTTCCGTTGATTATTTCGAGCGCATGCAGGGCATCACCCTGCAACATGCCAAACTGACCGCCTTTGGTTCCACCCGCCACATCAGGAACAGTCCGAGCAAGGACCCCAATGTCCAGGCCCTGTTGCAGGCCCGAACCCCAGCGGTAACCATCTTCGGCAAGAGCTGGGATATCCATGTCTTGGACGCCCTGCGCATCGAACTCGACGAAAATTTGCAGATAATCGAGGACACCCTCGCCTTCCTCCGTCCCTCGGTGGACTTTCTATTCTATGATGCCGAACACTTCTTTGATGGTTTTAAGAACAACGAGGATTATGCCCTGAAGACCCTGGAAAGCGCGGTGCGCGGCGGGGCGCAGACGATTATTCTCTGCGATACCAATGGCGGCACCCTGCCCCATGAAATCCCCCCGATCATCGACCGGGTCCGCAGTCATCTGGCCGAAAAAAACATGACCATCGACCTCGGTATCCACCCCCATAACGACTCGGAAACCGCCGTCGCCAACGCGCTTATCGCCGTGGCGCAGTCGAAGGTCAAGCAGATCCAGGGAACGATGAACGGCTTTGGCGAGCGCTGCGGTAATGCCAACCTGACCTCGATCATCCCGGCCCTGGTGTTCAAAATGGGCTTTGAATGTGAGGTGCGGAAAAACATCGACCGCCTCTACACCACCTCCCGCCTTGTCAATGAACTCGCCAACCTGCCGCAGAACCGCTACCAGCCCTATGTCGGCGAGTCGGCCTTTGCCCATAAGGGCGGCATCCACGTCAGCGCCGTCAAACAAAATCCTTTGACCTACGAGCATATCGCCCCGGACAAGGTCGGCAATATCCGCCGCATCCTCATTTCCGACCAGTCCGGACGGTCGAATATCCTGCACAAGGCGAAGAAATGGGGCTTAAATCTCACCTCCAACGATCCGGTGCTGGCCGATATCATCAGCGAACTGAAGGAGCTTGAAAACCAGGGCTATCAGTATGAAGGCGCCGAGGCCAGCTTCGAGCTGTTGATGCGCCGGGCCATGGGCCTGCAGAGGAACTACTTCAAATTCGAAAGTTTCCGGGTGATGAACTACAAATACCAGATGGACAGGCCACCGCTCACCGAGGCGACCATCCGGATGTATGTCGGCGGCAGTGAGGTGCACACCGCCTCCATGGGCGACGGCCCGGTAAACGCCCTTGACTGCGCCATCCGTAAGGCACTGATCCGCTTTTACCCAAGCCTTGAAGAGATGGAACTGGCCGACTATAAGGTCCGTGTCCTCTCCGGCGAACACGGTACCGAGGCGAGGGTGCGCGTTCTCGTGGAGAGCCGTGACCGGCATAATACCTGGGGTACCGTCGGGGTCTCGGTGAACATTATCGAGGCCAGCTGGCAGGCCCTGGTAGACAGTATCAATTACAAACTGATGAAGGACGAAAAGAAAAAATAG
- a CDS encoding TRAP transporter large permease subunit has protein sequence MIGIIMFASALILLAVGYPVGFTFGSVSIFFGILAAVVEIAPDISMAAISREFLQMFSMMPFRVYSIMNNTILMAIPLFIYMGIVLQKSQLAEKLLEAMGTMFGRVRGGIAVSTVLVGTMLAASTGVVGASVVAMGVISLPVMLKYGYSKTLVAGTICAAGTLGQIIPPSVVLIVLGDIFQVPVGDLFQAAMFPGLILVAFYIVFILIYALLDKNVAPAMPALEGSFAGNLQRALLAILPPMILIVLVLGSIFMGVATPTESAAVGCIGAMILAAMYRKLTWKVVEESALETVKITAMVFAILIGATAFSMVFLYSGADAIVEHALTGLPGTKWTFLVLTMVVIFLLGFFIDFFEICYIVVPVLLPISHIIGIDPLFFAIMIAMNLQTSFLTPPFGFSLFYLKGVAPPEMRTTDIYKGVVPFIILQVIVLVTVALYPKFYGLIK, from the coding sequence ATGATCGGCATAATCATGTTCGCTTCCGCGCTCATCCTCCTCGCGGTGGGCTATCCGGTTGGCTTTACCTTCGGCTCCGTTTCCATCTTTTTCGGTATCCTTGCGGCGGTCGTCGAGATAGCGCCCGACATCAGTATGGCCGCTATTTCCCGTGAGTTCCTGCAGATGTTCTCGATGATGCCCTTTCGGGTCTATTCGATCATGAACAATACCATTCTCATGGCCATCCCCCTCTTTATTTATATGGGGATTGTCCTGCAGAAGTCGCAACTCGCCGAAAAGCTGCTTGAGGCCATGGGCACCATGTTCGGCAGGGTCAGGGGCGGCATTGCCGTCAGTACCGTGCTGGTAGGCACCATGCTCGCCGCCTCGACGGGCGTCGTCGGTGCCTCGGTGGTGGCCATGGGGGTTATTTCCCTGCCGGTCATGCTCAAGTACGGCTACTCGAAGACCCTCGTCGCCGGAACCATCTGCGCTGCTGGGACCCTCGGGCAGATCATCCCGCCGTCTGTCGTTCTCATTGTCCTTGGTGACATCTTCCAAGTGCCGGTCGGTGACCTCTTTCAGGCGGCGATGTTTCCCGGACTGATCCTGGTCGCCTTTTACATCGTTTTCATCCTCATCTATGCCCTACTCGACAAAAATGTCGCACCGGCAATGCCGGCACTGGAAGGCAGTTTTGCCGGCAACCTGCAACGGGCACTGCTCGCCATCCTGCCACCGATGATCCTTATCGTCCTGGTGCTGGGCTCAATCTTCATGGGTGTTGCCACCCCGACCGAATCGGCCGCCGTCGGCTGTATCGGCGCCATGATACTGGCCGCCATGTACCGGAAACTGACCTGGAAGGTGGTTGAAGAATCGGCCCTGGAAACCGTCAAGATTACCGCCATGGTCTTTGCCATCCTCATCGGCGCCACCGCCTTTTCCATGGTCTTCTTGTACAGCGGCGCCGATGCCATCGTCGAACATGCCCTGACCGGCCTGCCGGGAACTAAATGGACCTTTCTTGTCCTCACCATGGTGGTTATTTTTCTCCTCGGTTTCTTTATTGATTTCTTTGAGATCTGCTATATCGTCGTGCCGGTCCTCCTGCCCATTTCCCATATTATCGGCATAGACCCGCTGTTTTTCGCCATCATGATCGCCATGAACCTGCAGACCTCCTTTCTCACCCCGCCCTTCGGTTTCTCGCTCTTTTATCTCAAGGGCGTGGCGCCGCCGGAGATGCGGACAACCGATATTTACAAGGGAGTTGTGCCCTTTATTATCCTGCAGGTCATTGTCCTGGTAACCGTGGCCCTGTATCCGAAATTTTATGGGTTAATCAAATAA
- a CDS encoding 4Fe-4S dicluster domain-containing protein: protein MIADTSLPNKPEAPKMKQLTTPRLDQCIGCQSCALACARLVYKKLSWHTAGIRIHSAGGLSTGFVANRCLACDPAPCAEACPTGAFSSRRGGGVIVKADLCIRCGKCLAACPVEGICRDTLGNVYVCLHCGRCVDFCPQNCLEMVAVAGDAEGAA from the coding sequence ATGATCGCTGATACATCTCTACCAAACAAACCAGAAGCACCAAAAATGAAACAGCTCACCACGCCACGTCTCGACCAGTGCATAGGTTGCCAGTCCTGCGCCTTAGCCTGCGCCCGTTTGGTTTATAAAAAGCTCTCCTGGCATACCGCCGGAATCCGTATTCATTCAGCCGGTGGACTGTCAACCGGCTTTGTCGCCAACCGTTGTCTTGCCTGTGACCCTGCGCCATGCGCCGAAGCCTGTCCGACCGGCGCCTTTTCCAGCCGGCGCGGTGGTGGGGTCATCGTAAAAGCTGATCTCTGTATCCGCTGTGGAAAATGTCTGGCGGCCTGTCCGGTTGAAGGCATCTGCCGGGATACGCTCGGCAATGTCTATGTCTGTCTGCATTGCGGCCGGTGTGTTGACTTCTGTCCCCAGAATTGCCTGGAAATGGTGGCGGTGGCGGGCGATGCCGAGGGGGCCGCATGA
- a CDS encoding TRAP transporter small permease subunit — MLVKIENFYRRLNRFWGKILSIVFLLMVVNVFFDVVMRYSFHNSSVAMQELEWHLFSIGILFGVSVSLIDEAHVRVDFLYDRWSSRAKAIINIVGTIFFLLPLALLIFFGSLDFVRDSYNIKEISENPGGLPYRYLIKGMVPLSFFLLIFTAFGYTVQNINIYRNAGRGKARLERRETLEVEK; from the coding sequence ATGCTGGTCAAGATTGAAAATTTTTATCGTCGATTGAATCGATTCTGGGGAAAGATTCTCTCCATTGTTTTTCTGCTGATGGTCGTCAATGTATTTTTTGATGTGGTCATGCGCTATTCGTTCCATAACAGTTCCGTCGCCATGCAGGAACTTGAATGGCATCTCTTCTCCATCGGCATCCTCTTTGGTGTCTCCGTGTCCCTCATCGATGAAGCGCATGTCCGGGTCGATTTTCTTTATGATCGCTGGTCTTCTCGCGCCAAGGCAATCATCAATATTGTCGGTACGATCTTTTTTCTCCTACCCCTCGCCCTGCTCATTTTTTTCGGATCCCTCGACTTTGTCCGGGACTCCTACAATATCAAGGAAATCTCGGAAAACCCCGGCGGCCTACCGTATCGTTATCTGATCAAGGGCATGGTTCCTTTGTCCTTTTTCTTGCTGATCTTCACCGCCTTTGGCTACACCGTGCAAAACATCAATATTTACCGAAATGCCGGGCGTGGAAAAGCCAGACTGGAAAGACGTGAGACCCTGGAGGTAGAGAAATGA